A window of the Desulfurellaceae bacterium genome harbors these coding sequences:
- the hisF gene encoding imidazole glycerol phosphate synthase subunit HisF, translating to MLSKRIIPCLDVKDGRVVKGINFVNLRDAGDPVEVAQRYNDEGADELTFLDITASHERRKIMLHVVQRTAETVFMPLTVGGGVREIQDIRDLLNAGADKVSINTAAVDRPEFVKEAAERFGAQCTVVAIDAKRKRPEAGTATEQPAWEVYVHGGRTPTGIDAVEWAQRMETYGSGEILLTSMDRDGTKAGYDIALTRAIADAVSIPVIASGGVGSLAHIYDGLTQGRADAALAASIFHYQEYTIRDCKAFLAERGVRVRQTY from the coding sequence ATGCTGAGCAAACGCATTATTCCGTGCCTGGATGTCAAAGACGGCCGGGTGGTCAAAGGGATTAATTTCGTCAATCTGCGCGACGCCGGCGACCCGGTCGAGGTCGCCCAGCGCTATAATGACGAGGGCGCGGACGAGCTGACCTTTCTGGACATCACGGCCTCCCACGAACGACGCAAAATCATGCTGCACGTGGTCCAGCGTACGGCAGAAACGGTCTTTATGCCGCTTACCGTCGGCGGCGGGGTACGCGAGATTCAGGACATCCGCGATCTGTTGAACGCCGGGGCCGATAAGGTGTCGATCAACACCGCAGCCGTGGACCGCCCCGAGTTCGTCAAGGAAGCCGCCGAACGCTTTGGCGCCCAGTGTACGGTGGTGGCCATTGACGCCAAACGCAAGCGCCCGGAGGCCGGAACTGCGACCGAGCAGCCGGCCTGGGAGGTGTACGTCCACGGCGGACGCACGCCGACCGGGATTGACGCGGTTGAGTGGGCGCAACGCATGGAAACCTATGGCTCGGGCGAAATTCTGCTCACCAGCATGGACAGAGACGGCACCAAGGCCGGCTATGATATCGCCCTGACCCGGGCGATTGCCGATGCGGTCAGCATCCCGGTCATTGCCTCGGGCGGCGTGGGCAGCCTCGCACACATCTATGACGGCCTGACCCAGGGGCGGGCGGATGCAGCCCTGGCCGCGTCGATTTTTCACTACCAGGAATACACGATTCGGGACTGCAAAGCCTTCCTGGCCGAGCGGGGCGTCCGGGTGCGCCAAACGTATTGA
- a CDS encoding LL-diaminopimelate aminotransferase, whose product MIVMNENYLQLQASYLFSDIAKRVTAFQDNHPDRDVIRLGIGDVTRALPAACITALHAAVDEMAEDASFRGYGPELGYDFLRQTVAEHDFQARGIDIAADEVFISDGAKCDSGNFQELFAPDTRIAVPDPVYPVYVDTNVMAGRSSGWQDGRYQGLVYLESTQDNDYIPAPPEGKVDAIYLCFPNNPTGSMVTRDQLRPWVDYARENKALILYDAAYVEFIRDASLPQSIYELEGAKEVAVEFRSFSKTAGFTGTRCAYTIVPRQCQVYDSQGTAHPLHGLWDRRQSTKFNGVSYPVQRAAEAVYSPDGKRQVRELSDYYMANAALIRQTMSDLGYACVGGEHAPYVWIKANTDSWQFFDLLLDKAGVVCTPGAGFGKCGEGYARISAFNSRQNVETALERIGAALRSA is encoded by the coding sequence ATGATCGTCATGAATGAAAACTATCTCCAGCTCCAGGCGTCGTATCTGTTTTCGGACATCGCCAAACGGGTCACCGCGTTTCAGGATAACCATCCCGACCGGGACGTGATCCGGCTGGGCATTGGCGACGTGACCCGCGCCCTGCCTGCGGCGTGCATCACCGCCCTGCACGCTGCGGTCGACGAGATGGCCGAGGACGCGAGCTTTCGCGGCTACGGCCCGGAGCTGGGCTATGATTTTTTGCGCCAGACCGTTGCCGAGCACGACTTTCAGGCGCGCGGGATTGACATTGCGGCCGACGAGGTCTTTATCAGCGATGGCGCCAAGTGCGATTCCGGCAACTTCCAGGAGCTATTCGCCCCGGACACCCGGATCGCGGTTCCGGACCCGGTCTATCCGGTCTATGTAGACACGAATGTCATGGCCGGTCGCTCCAGCGGCTGGCAGGACGGCCGCTACCAGGGTCTGGTGTATCTGGAATCGACCCAGGATAACGACTACATTCCCGCCCCGCCCGAGGGCAAGGTTGACGCCATCTATCTGTGCTTTCCCAACAATCCGACCGGCAGCATGGTGACCAGGGATCAGCTGCGGCCGTGGGTGGACTATGCCCGAGAGAATAAGGCCCTGATTCTGTACGACGCGGCCTATGTCGAGTTTATCCGCGACGCCAGCCTGCCCCAGAGCATCTACGAGCTTGAGGGGGCAAAAGAGGTCGCGGTCGAGTTCCGCAGCTTTTCCAAGACGGCCGGCTTTACCGGCACCCGCTGCGCCTACACCATCGTGCCCAGACAGTGTCAGGTCTATGACTCGCAGGGCACGGCTCACCCGCTGCACGGCCTGTGGGACCGGCGCCAGTCGACCAAGTTCAACGGCGTGTCCTACCCGGTTCAGCGCGCGGCCGAGGCCGTGTATTCCCCGGACGGCAAGCGCCAGGTCCGGGAGCTGAGCGATTATTATATGGCCAACGCGGCGCTGATTCGCCAGACCATGAGCGATCTCGGCTACGCCTGTGTGGGCGGGGAGCACGCTCCGTATGTCTGGATCAAGGCCAACACCGACTCGTGGCAGTTCTTTGACCTGCTGCTGGACAAGGCCGGGGTGGTGTGCACGCCGGGCGCGGGCTTTGGCAAGTGCGGCGAGGGCTATGCCCGAATCAGCGCCTTTAACAGCCGCCAGAATGTCGAGACGGCGCTGGAGCGGATCGGCGCGGCCCTGCGCAGCGCGTAA
- a CDS encoding TonB-dependent receptor yields MSDVYESTRRRRVWSYVFVGLGIVALARPATAQEAQDAQEAETRASQTEAVALEPVTVSAERLTPVAGAATAVVSAEEVRDRQAKDVAEILKARVPGVTGKRIGGMHLDPMIRGLREDRLSVLTNGTKIWGGGPFRMDPPTSLLEVEELEAIEVIKGPYSVTRGPSSIGGTINLVTKQPELSPAWYANGSLGSLYASNYNGFATLASVAAGGPNLAFRVSASYRDYQDYESGDGERIQAGFQSQSVSGSLLWQPHTHHRLRLSVSRESDRDARFATLPLHLEEDDAYLGSVTYTIRKPLPFVHSLEFTGYYNYVHHRMNNEHKPHRAGSGAGGGRQDGSGPGNMDRRGHPPGHDDHMMTGNGHDDHMMASGHGEHMTSNGHDAHMMDASHDAGHAGHAHPVRRIVLPLDARTFGGRVQANLLPSFGGRLAIGGDVYRLEREGTNHVSFLSGAMAGMTRYFHVWPDTHIMDGGIFGEYDYRFAPQWRLVVGTRVDFVDAGAKPDVDTRLAYQRFYAAGADDVEAFETNVSANGRLIYSPVSWLDLFVGLGRAVRTADATERYFALGPGPGGFYVGNPGLDPEESLEVDVGLRARWGRLAVDGTFFYNRIDDYILQYILDSQFPCPHGPCNLRGFRNIAHAALIGADLGLSYAVREDVTVSGAFAYVYAENEADNTALPEIPPLEGRLGVRYEHADWGVWLHPTVRLVQSQHRIDSAFGENTTPGFVTADLSAGWRFLGRHELTINVVNLFDKNYHEHMTRENPFSEREVFEPGRVVTVGLRIRF; encoded by the coding sequence ATGTCTGATGTGTATGAATCCACCCGCCGACGGCGGGTGTGGAGTTATGTCTTTGTCGGCCTCGGGATCGTCGCCCTGGCCCGGCCGGCCACGGCCCAAGAGGCCCAGGATGCCCAAGAGGCCGAGACCCGGGCGAGCCAAACCGAAGCTGTAGCACTCGAACCCGTCACCGTTTCCGCCGAACGCCTGACCCCTGTCGCCGGTGCGGCGACTGCGGTGGTGTCGGCCGAGGAGGTACGAGACCGGCAGGCCAAGGATGTAGCCGAAATCCTGAAGGCACGCGTCCCCGGCGTCACGGGTAAGCGCATCGGCGGGATGCATCTCGATCCGATGATTCGCGGCTTGCGTGAGGACCGCTTAAGCGTGCTGACCAACGGCACCAAGATATGGGGCGGCGGGCCGTTCCGCATGGACCCCCCGACCTCACTCCTGGAAGTCGAAGAGCTTGAGGCGATCGAGGTCATCAAGGGGCCGTACTCGGTCACCCGTGGGCCGAGCAGCATAGGCGGAACGATCAATCTGGTGACCAAGCAGCCCGAGCTGTCGCCCGCCTGGTATGCGAACGGTTCCCTCGGCAGCCTGTACGCCAGCAATTACAACGGCTTTGCCACGCTGGCGTCGGTCGCTGCCGGCGGACCGAACCTGGCCTTTCGTGTGTCGGCCAGCTATCGCGATTACCAGGACTATGAGTCCGGTGACGGAGAACGTATTCAGGCGGGCTTTCAGAGCCAATCGGTGTCCGGCAGCCTCCTCTGGCAACCCCACACGCACCATCGTTTGCGTCTGTCCGTGAGCCGCGAGTCGGACCGGGACGCGCGCTTCGCCACCCTGCCCCTGCACCTGGAAGAAGACGACGCCTATCTCGGCTCGGTGACGTACACCATCCGCAAGCCCCTCCCCTTCGTCCACAGCCTGGAATTCACCGGCTACTACAACTACGTGCACCATCGGATGAACAACGAACACAAGCCCCATCGGGCCGGGAGCGGTGCCGGCGGAGGCAGGCAGGACGGCTCCGGCCCCGGCAACATGGACCGGCGCGGCCACCCCCCCGGACATGACGACCACATGATGACAGGCAACGGCCACGACGACCACATGATGGCGAGCGGCCACGGCGAGCATATGACGAGCAACGGCCACGATGCGCACATGATGGACGCCAGCCACGACGCCGGACATGCAGGCCACGCCCACCCGGTCAGACGCATTGTGCTGCCGCTCGACGCCCGGACGTTTGGCGGGCGCGTCCAGGCGAACCTGCTGCCCAGCTTTGGCGGGCGGCTGGCCATTGGCGGCGACGTGTATCGGCTCGAACGCGAGGGCACGAACCATGTGTCGTTCTTGAGCGGGGCCATGGCCGGCATGACCCGCTATTTTCACGTCTGGCCGGATACCCACATCATGGACGGCGGTATTTTCGGCGAGTACGACTATCGGTTCGCTCCGCAGTGGCGGCTGGTGGTCGGCACGCGGGTGGATTTCGTCGATGCCGGCGCCAAGCCGGATGTGGATACCCGTCTGGCCTACCAGCGTTTCTACGCCGCCGGGGCGGATGATGTCGAGGCGTTCGAGACGAATGTGAGCGCCAACGGGCGCCTGATCTACTCCCCCGTGTCGTGGCTCGACCTGTTCGTCGGGCTCGGACGGGCGGTGCGGACGGCCGACGCGACCGAACGGTATTTCGCTCTGGGGCCCGGGCCGGGCGGCTTCTACGTCGGCAACCCCGGTCTTGACCCGGAAGAGAGCCTGGAGGTCGATGTCGGCCTGCGCGCCCGGTGGGGCCGACTAGCCGTGGACGGCACGTTTTTCTACAACCGCATCGACGACTATATTTTGCAGTATATCCTGGACAGCCAGTTCCCGTGTCCGCACGGGCCGTGCAACCTGCGCGGTTTTCGCAATATCGCTCACGCCGCCCTGATCGGGGCGGACCTGGGTCTGAGCTACGCCGTCCGCGAGGATGTGACCGTGAGCGGCGCCTTTGCCTATGTGTACGCCGAAAACGAGGCGGACAACACAGCCCTGCCCGAGATACCGCCGCTGGAGGGCAGGCTGGGCGTCCGCTACGAGCACGCCGACTGGGGCGTGTGGTTGCACCCGACGGTCCGGCTCGTCCAGAGCCAGCACCGGATTGACTCAGCCTTTGGCGAGAATACCACGCCGGGCTTTGTGACCGCCGATCTCAGCGCGGGCTGGCGTTTTCTGGGGCGTCACGAACTGACGATCAACGTCGTCAACCTGTTCGACAAGAACTATCACGAGCATATGACCCGCGAGAACCCGTTCAGCGAGCGGGAGGTGTTTGAGCCAGGCCGGGTTGTGACGGTCGGCCTCAGGATCAGATTTTGA
- a CDS encoding DUF3237 domain-containing protein, which yields MHLEHLFDWTAEFRTPTTVGRGPLGQRIVADILGGSFSGPRLSGKVLPSGADWALIDADGNGRLDVRIVLETDDGAFIYVSYRARMVMNDKLQAVLFEQRGASEFGDTYWISQLEFETGDERYAWLNNLMAAGEGRLAPNSVTYRVYAIEAN from the coding sequence ATGCATCTGGAACATCTGTTTGACTGGACGGCCGAGTTCAGAACCCCGACCACAGTCGGTCGCGGCCCGCTGGGACAGCGCATCGTCGCCGATATCCTCGGCGGCAGCTTCTCCGGCCCGCGTCTGTCCGGCAAGGTCCTGCCCAGCGGCGCGGACTGGGCGCTGATCGATGCTGACGGGAATGGCCGGCTCGATGTCCGTATCGTCCTGGAGACGGACGACGGGGCGTTCATCTACGTCTCGTATCGCGCCCGCATGGTGATGAACGACAAACTCCAAGCCGTCCTGTTTGAGCAGCGGGGTGCAAGCGAGTTCGGCGATACGTACTGGATCTCCCAGCTGGAGTTTGAGACCGGCGACGAACGCTACGCCTGGCTCAACAATCTGATGGCGGCCGGCGAGGGGCGGCTGGCCCCGAACTCGGTGACCTATCGGGTATATGCGATTGAGGCCAATTGA
- a CDS encoding P1 family peptidase — protein sequence DGTALADSRRLLRLAGPTQTRSAENTTIGIVATNARLTKVEATTLAQMAHAGFARAINPVHTPYDGDTIFALATGTHQPAGTPQASLLQIGALAAEVMAEAIVRAGRAAVGIPGYPAARDLAPADSPSE from the coding sequence AGGACGGCACGGCCTTGGCCGACAGCCGCCGCCTGCTGCGCTTGGCCGGCCCCACCCAGACCCGCAGCGCTGAGAACACCACAATCGGTATCGTGGCCACCAACGCGCGGCTGACCAAGGTCGAGGCCACCACGCTCGCCCAGATGGCCCACGCCGGTTTTGCCCGGGCCATCAACCCGGTCCATACGCCGTATGACGGGGATACGATTTTTGCCCTGGCCACCGGCACGCATCAGCCGGCAGGCACGCCGCAGGCTTCGCTCCTCCAGATTGGAGCGCTGGCCGCCGAGGTCATGGCCGAGGCGATTGTCCGCGCCGGCCGGGCCGCAGTCGGCATCCCCGGCTATCCGGCCGCGCGCGATCTGGCGCCTGCGGACAGCCCCTCGGAATGA
- a CDS encoding P1 family peptidase has product VLVEDGAVAGVDVRGSAPGTRETDLLRPTGLVDRVHAVVLAGGSAFGLAAASGVVHYLEERGIGFVTPAAKVPIVPAAILYDLGVGDASVRPTAECGYRAAQAATSGPVVEGNVGAGAGATVGKLAGAGRAMKSGLGTASVSLADGLTVAALVAVNALG; this is encoded by the coding sequence CGTTCTGGTCGAAGACGGAGCGGTGGCCGGGGTTGACGTGCGCGGCTCCGCCCCGGGTACCCGCGAGACCGACCTGCTGCGGCCGACCGGTCTGGTTGACCGGGTTCACGCCGTGGTGCTGGCCGGGGGCAGCGCCTTTGGCCTGGCCGCCGCCAGCGGGGTCGTCCACTACCTCGAAGAACGCGGCATCGGTTTTGTCACCCCGGCGGCAAAAGTGCCGATCGTTCCGGCCGCCATCCTGTACGACCTGGGCGTTGGCGACGCCAGCGTCCGCCCCACCGCCGAGTGCGGCTACCGGGCGGCCCAGGCGGCCACCAGCGGCCCGGTGGTCGAGGGCAATGTCGGCGCCGGGGCCGGGGCAACCGTCGGCAAGCTGGCCGGCGCCGGGCGTGCCATGAAGTCCGGTCTGGGCACCGCGTCCGTCAGCCTGGCGGACGGCCTGACGGTTGCCGCGCTGGTAGCGGTCAACGCATTGGGCGA